From one Caldithrix abyssi DSM 13497 genomic stretch:
- a CDS encoding P-II family nitrogen regulator, with protein MKLVIAYIQPERLNAVKQALYRREIFKMSVTNALGCGEQKGYSETYRGAQIEVNLLKKVRLEVAVNEDFVEPTIEGIIEGARTGRIGDGKIFVIRLEECIRIRTGERGLKAIG; from the coding sequence TTGAAATTAGTGATTGCCTATATTCAACCTGAGCGTTTAAATGCAGTAAAGCAAGCCCTTTATCGGCGAGAGATTTTTAAGATGTCTGTCACCAACGCCCTTGGTTGTGGTGAACAGAAAGGTTATTCCGAAACTTATCGAGGAGCGCAGATTGAAGTAAACCTGTTAAAAAAGGTGCGGCTGGAGGTTGCCGTAAACGAAGACTTTGTTGAACCTACCATTGAAGGAATCATTGAAGGTGCGCGAACCGGTCGCATAGGCGATGGGAAAATTTTTGTAATACGATTGGAAGAGTGTATTCGCATCCGTACGGGTGAGCGGGGACTAAAGGCAATTGGCTAA
- a CDS encoding YqaA family protein, with translation MVKTNSIGIIRKMYDWLMQWAATPYAGVVLFFWALAESSFFPIPPDAFLIALVLGARQKALRFAIIASVASVIGGIIGYGIGHWLWWDGSDAYSRLALFFFNNVPGFNEHQFLNVRELYEKWNFWVVFTAGFTPIPYKVITVSAGAFKINFPIFLIASGISRAARFFLVSWLLWHFGEPIRKFIEKHLGWLSLAFVLLLIGGFILVKYSL, from the coding sequence ATGGTAAAAACGAATTCTATCGGAATAATAAGAAAAATGTACGACTGGCTCATGCAGTGGGCAGCAACGCCTTACGCCGGCGTTGTGCTCTTTTTTTGGGCGCTGGCCGAATCATCTTTTTTCCCCATCCCTCCGGATGCTTTTTTAATCGCCCTAGTTCTGGGCGCCCGTCAAAAAGCGTTGAGGTTTGCCATTATTGCTTCTGTCGCTTCCGTCATTGGCGGCATTATTGGTTACGGCATCGGGCACTGGCTGTGGTGGGATGGCAGTGATGCCTATTCCAGACTGGCCCTCTTCTTTTTTAATAACGTGCCCGGCTTTAATGAACATCAGTTTTTAAACGTACGTGAGCTCTATGAAAAATGGAATTTTTGGGTGGTATTTACGGCCGGATTTACGCCCATTCCGTACAAGGTGATTACCGTTTCTGCCGGCGCCTTTAAAATCAACTTTCCCATTTTCCTGATCGCCTCCGGAATTAGTCGCGCGGCGCGTTTCTTTCTGGTTTCATGGTTGTTGTGGCATTTTGGCGAACCCATCCGCAAATTTATTGAAAAGCATCTGGGCTGGTTGAGCCTGGCTTTTGTGTTACTTTTAATCGGCGGATTTATACTTGTAAAATATTCGCTATAA
- a CDS encoding protein-L-isoaspartate(D-aspartate) O-methyltransferase, with protein sequence MIYDKKIKELIAYLRREGISNQRVLQAIQKVPRHLFVARGMELQAYEDRALPIGFGQTISHPSTVARMTQALELKPGEKVLEIGTGSGYQAAILCELGCQVYTIETIRALALQAEQRLKEMNYTYRFALKIGDGSKGWPERAPFDAIIVTAASPASPEHLFDQLNENGRLIVPIGKGEDQTLTLFKKRGKQIEKIELGKLCFVPLKGAHGW encoded by the coding sequence ATGATTTACGACAAAAAAATAAAGGAATTAATAGCCTATTTGCGGCGCGAGGGCATTTCGAACCAGCGTGTTCTGCAAGCCATTCAAAAAGTGCCAAGGCATTTGTTTGTAGCCAGAGGCATGGAATTGCAGGCATACGAAGATCGGGCCCTGCCCATAGGGTTCGGACAGACCATTTCGCATCCTTCAACCGTTGCCCGTATGACCCAGGCCCTTGAATTGAAGCCGGGAGAAAAGGTGCTGGAAATTGGCACGGGCTCCGGCTATCAGGCGGCCATTCTTTGTGAGCTGGGCTGCCAGGTTTACACCATTGAAACCATAAGAGCTCTCGCTTTGCAGGCAGAGCAACGCTTAAAAGAAATGAACTACACCTACCGCTTTGCGCTGAAAATCGGTGACGGTTCAAAAGGATGGCCGGAACGCGCCCCATTTGACGCAATTATCGTTACAGCCGCATCGCCCGCCAGCCCTGAGCACTTGTTTGACCAATTGAATGAGAATGGAAGATTAATTGTTCCGATCGGTAAGGGGGAAGATCAGACGCTTACGTTGTTTAAAAAGCGAGGTAAGCAAATCGAGAAAATCGAACTTGGAAAATTATGTTTTGTACCTTTAAAAGGAGCGCATGGATGGTAA
- a CDS encoding glycosyltransferase family 2 protein — translation MPIPYDIVIPAYNAHNELPVLLKQIDLLIHKPQKIYIIDDGSKKSYSFPEFPNLNVHIYRYERNRGKGMAIRKGLELFLNNNDTPFLLLMDADGQHPVQSIPDFLKKAQTQPFDLLIGNRVGRVGKMPLLRIFSNTVSSLIVSWITGERIVDSQCGFRLLRRRLIENIQLKEKGFQVETELIIKSAKQGYKIGFIPIPTIYNGQKSNIKHFSDTVRFIQIIIKEILSR, via the coding sequence ATGCCGATCCCGTATGATATTGTCATACCCGCTTACAACGCTCATAATGAACTGCCCGTTCTGCTTAAACAAATCGATTTGCTGATCCACAAACCGCAAAAAATTTACATCATAGACGACGGATCGAAAAAGAGCTATTCATTTCCTGAGTTTCCCAATTTGAACGTCCACATTTACCGCTATGAACGCAACCGTGGCAAGGGTATGGCCATTCGCAAAGGGCTTGAACTTTTCTTGAATAATAACGATACGCCATTTCTTCTGTTGATGGATGCCGATGGTCAACATCCGGTACAGAGCATCCCCGATTTTTTAAAGAAAGCACAAACGCAGCCTTTCGACTTACTGATTGGCAATAGAGTAGGGCGCGTGGGGAAGATGCCCCTGTTGCGTATTTTTTCCAACACCGTGTCTTCTTTAATCGTTTCGTGGATCACCGGCGAACGCATTGTGGACAGTCAGTGCGGCTTTCGTTTGCTCAGGCGGCGGTTGATCGAGAACATCCAATTAAAAGAAAAAGGTTTTCAGGTTGAGACCGAATTGATTATTAAATCCGCCAAACAGGGGTATAAAATCGGCTTTATCCCCATTCCAACCATTTACAACGGACAGAAGTCAAATATCAAACATTTCAGCGACACGGTGCGTTTTATCCAGATTATAATAAAGGAAATACTCAGCCGATGA
- a CDS encoding DUF4404 family protein: MSKQRLKKLTSEVRQSIPEKIDDKEKVHALLDDLESEDPAKLKKALNVLPEFITRFEIEHPKFSQSLNEIMVVLSNMGI; this comes from the coding sequence ATGTCAAAGCAACGACTGAAAAAATTAACGAGCGAAGTGCGCCAATCGATTCCTGAGAAAATTGACGATAAAGAAAAAGTCCATGCTTTGCTCGACGATTTGGAGAGCGAGGATCCGGCCAAATTAAAAAAGGCATTAAACGTACTGCCGGAATTTATTACGCGCTTTGAAATTGAACATCCGAAGTTCAGTCAATCGCTCAATGAGATCATGGTTGTTTTAAGCAACATGGGTATTTAA
- the dacB gene encoding D-alanyl-D-alanine carboxypeptidase/D-alanyl-D-alanine-endopeptidase has translation MQKILIVFLFLISNFYLSSCTSSLWLTKYDQKVNKLNEQINFLISDPSLHNAHIGIYIEALKDGRVLYARNPFKLMIPASNMKLFTTAAALIKLGPAFKFTTQITYTGSIKDSILYGNLLIKGSGDPSISGRFYGGDRLAVFKQWADSLKSRGIREIKGQIIGDARLFKAPKLAEGWNWDDESFWYAAKISALAYNDNCVDLAIFPDSLAGKTVQVRLFPEYSKVKIINKAITVDRPGQAELKISRLQGKNTIVIEGAMSVNADTVRESITVENVDQFFLDILAQTFEQQGIELSSGVRLLNEEETFPEDSLKMLFSFHSPPLSEIIKVINKRSHNFYTEQLLKTMGAVFKGEGSFEAGAAVVREFLNSIGVADEHFINVDGSGLSRKNFVAPIATATLLRYMYYHPDFQYYLNSLPAAGIDGTISDRMIGTRAQGKVHAKTGYVGHVRALSGYVNPEGKNPLLFVLMFNNYSVPTPKINLIQDKIAILLTEFSMTP, from the coding sequence ATGCAAAAGATTTTAATCGTTTTTCTTTTTTTAATTAGTAATTTCTATTTGTCCAGCTGCACCTCTTCGCTCTGGCTTACAAAATATGATCAAAAAGTTAATAAACTAAATGAACAAATCAATTTTTTAATAAGCGACCCTTCGCTACATAACGCCCACATTGGCATATATATCGAAGCCTTAAAAGATGGCAGGGTATTATATGCCAGAAATCCATTTAAACTGATGATACCGGCCTCGAATATGAAGCTGTTTACGACGGCGGCGGCTCTGATAAAATTAGGTCCCGCTTTTAAATTTACGACGCAAATCACTTACACCGGTAGCATCAAAGATAGTATCTTGTACGGAAACTTATTGATTAAAGGTTCTGGTGATCCTTCAATTTCGGGTCGTTTTTATGGCGGAGATCGACTGGCTGTTTTTAAACAATGGGCCGATTCTTTAAAATCCAGAGGTATCCGGGAAATAAAAGGACAGATTATTGGAGATGCGCGCTTATTCAAAGCGCCGAAATTAGCCGAAGGCTGGAACTGGGATGATGAATCCTTCTGGTACGCCGCTAAAATTTCTGCCCTTGCCTATAATGACAATTGTGTGGACCTGGCAATCTTTCCGGATTCTCTGGCAGGTAAAACGGTGCAGGTTCGTCTTTTTCCAGAATACTCAAAAGTAAAGATCATCAACAAGGCCATAACGGTTGACCGGCCTGGCCAAGCTGAACTTAAAATTTCTCGTCTTCAGGGTAAAAACACCATTGTTATCGAAGGCGCCATGAGCGTTAATGCGGACACAGTTCGGGAGTCAATTACGGTCGAAAATGTGGATCAATTTTTTCTGGATATTCTGGCGCAAACGTTCGAACAACAGGGCATCGAACTCTCCTCCGGGGTACGGCTGTTGAATGAGGAAGAGACGTTCCCTGAAGATTCATTAAAGATGCTGTTTTCTTTTCACTCTCCGCCCCTTTCGGAGATAATAAAGGTTATCAATAAGCGCAGCCACAATTTTTATACCGAACAACTCTTAAAAACGATGGGCGCTGTTTTTAAAGGAGAAGGCTCGTTCGAAGCCGGGGCCGCTGTAGTACGCGAATTTTTAAACTCTATTGGCGTTGCCGACGAGCATTTTATCAATGTGGATGGTTCCGGTTTGTCCCGTAAAAATTTTGTGGCGCCCATTGCTACTGCCACTTTATTACGTTACATGTATTACCATCCCGATTTCCAATATTATTTGAATTCCCTGCCCGCGGCCGGAATTGACGGCACCATAAGTGACAGAATGATCGGTACGCGTGCTCAGGGGAAGGTCCATGCTAAAACCGGCTATGTGGGACACGTGAGAGCTCTGTCCGGCTATGTGAACCCGGAGGGAAAAAATCCTTTACTATTTGTACTGATGTTTAACAATTATTCGGTTCCAACGCCCAAAATCAATCTCATTCAGGATAAGATTGCCATATTATTGACCGAATTTTCCATGACGCCTTGA
- a CDS encoding HU family DNA-binding protein, translating to MTKQELVNKIAEDANISKRAAEDALKAFISAVKESLAKGESVSLVGFGTFTVSERAARKGRNPQTGAEIQIPARKVPVFRAGKGLKEAL from the coding sequence ATGACTAAACAAGAACTGGTAAACAAAATTGCAGAAGATGCGAATATCTCCAAACGAGCAGCAGAAGACGCATTAAAGGCCTTTATTAGCGCCGTTAAAGAAAGCCTGGCCAAAGGCGAAAGCGTTTCTCTGGTTGGCTTTGGGACGTTTACCGTTTCTGAAAGAGCCGCTCGTAAAGGACGCAATCCTCAGACTGGTGCCGAAATACAGATTCCTGCTCGCAAAGTTCCTGTTTTCCGCGCAGGCAAAGGTTTGAAAGAAGCATTGTAA
- a CDS encoding secondary thiamine-phosphate synthase enzyme YjbQ produces the protein MKSFRKELWFNTKTRRDYINITPEVEKCVQESGIKEGLCLVNAMHITASVYINDNERGLIQDYDDWLEKLAPHEPISHYRHNLTGEDNGDAHLKRQIMGREVVVAVTDGKLDFGPWEQIFYAEFDGRRPKRVLVKIIGE, from the coding sequence ATGAAATCCTTTAGAAAAGAGTTGTGGTTCAATACCAAAACGCGCCGAGACTACATCAACATTACCCCGGAAGTTGAAAAATGCGTCCAAGAATCCGGCATTAAAGAGGGGCTGTGTCTGGTTAACGCCATGCACATTACGGCCAGCGTTTACATAAACGACAATGAACGCGGTTTGATTCAGGATTACGACGACTGGCTGGAAAAACTGGCGCCGCATGAACCGATTTCTCACTATCGACACAATTTAACCGGCGAAGACAACGGCGACGCCCATCTTAAACGGCAGATAATGGGCCGCGAAGTGGTGGTGGCCGTTACCGACGGTAAACTGGATTTTGGTCCGTGGGAACAGATTTTTTACGCTGAATTTGACGGCCGCCGCCCTAAACGCGTGCTGGTTAAAATTATTGGAGAATAA
- a CDS encoding sodium:proton antiporter: protein MNTKRMVSLSGILILLFLFFSFSIPAKSFASDTTGTQQVVEHKKVESSEHNGDQAIKAKEEHNLGSELPLWTIIPFVGILLSIAIFPLVAPRFWHHHFPKVSAAWALIFAIPFLFVYKMIAFESILHIYLIDYIPFIILLWGLFTIAGGIYVRGTMKGSPPVNLLLILIGTLLASWIGTTGAAMVMIRPLLRANKHRKHRVHLVVFFIFLVANIGGSLTPLGDPPLFLGFLHGVSFFWTLNLFPEMSFVASILLVCFFLMDSYYYRQDKQFMPTDGEKEPIKVEGAFNFIFLLGVVLGVIFSGVAHLGHFTVFGVHMTVQNVVRDFWIILMGLLSLKLTKQEIRQGNEFNWFPIKEVAYLFAGIFMTIIPALAILQAGEHGAMAGLIRAVKEPWHYFWITGTLSSFLDNAPTYLTFFNSALGKLGIHETELRAAFANGTVTTQFPEFIKYLTAISTGAVFMGANTYIGNAPNFMVKSIAEEAGVPMPSFFGYMIKYSIPFLIPTFILSSLIFLR, encoded by the coding sequence ATGAATACTAAAAGGATGGTTTCACTGTCGGGAATTTTGATCCTGCTTTTTTTATTCTTTTCTTTTTCCATACCAGCTAAATCATTTGCGTCGGATACGACAGGCACGCAGCAAGTTGTTGAACATAAAAAGGTAGAAAGCAGTGAACACAATGGCGATCAGGCTATTAAAGCAAAGGAAGAGCATAATCTGGGAAGCGAATTGCCTCTGTGGACGATTATTCCCTTTGTTGGAATCCTGCTTTCCATTGCTATCTTCCCGCTGGTGGCTCCGCGTTTCTGGCATCACCATTTCCCCAAAGTTTCTGCAGCCTGGGCATTGATTTTTGCCATTCCTTTTTTATTTGTTTACAAAATGATCGCTTTTGAAAGCATTTTACACATCTATTTAATTGATTACATCCCCTTTATTATTCTATTATGGGGACTGTTTACCATTGCCGGCGGAATTTACGTGCGGGGAACGATGAAGGGCAGTCCGCCCGTCAACCTGCTGCTCATCTTGATTGGCACGCTACTGGCCTCCTGGATTGGCACCACCGGAGCGGCCATGGTGATGATCCGTCCCTTATTAAGAGCCAATAAACATCGCAAGCACAGAGTGCACCTGGTGGTCTTTTTCATCTTCCTGGTCGCCAATATCGGCGGTTCATTAACGCCGCTGGGCGATCCGCCTCTGTTCCTGGGTTTTTTGCATGGCGTCAGTTTTTTCTGGACGTTAAATTTATTCCCTGAAATGTCGTTTGTGGCCTCTATTTTACTGGTTTGTTTTTTTCTGATGGATTCCTACTATTACCGTCAGGACAAACAGTTCATGCCTACCGACGGCGAAAAAGAACCGATTAAGGTTGAAGGCGCTTTTAATTTTATCTTTCTGTTGGGCGTGGTGCTGGGCGTCATTTTCAGCGGTGTCGCCCACCTGGGACATTTTACCGTGTTTGGCGTTCACATGACGGTGCAAAACGTGGTGCGTGATTTCTGGATTATTCTTATGGGCCTGCTGTCTCTTAAGCTGACAAAACAAGAAATTCGCCAGGGCAATGAATTCAACTGGTTTCCGATTAAAGAGGTGGCCTACCTCTTTGCCGGCATTTTTATGACCATCATTCCGGCGCTGGCCATTTTGCAGGCCGGCGAGCACGGCGCCATGGCCGGTTTGATTAGAGCGGTAAAGGAACCCTGGCACTATTTCTGGATAACGGGAACTCTTTCCAGTTTTCTGGATAATGCGCCGACCTATTTAACGTTCTTTAACAGCGCCCTGGGCAAATTGGGCATTCATGAGACTGAACTGCGCGCCGCTTTTGCAAACGGTACGGTAACCACACAGTTTCCTGAATTTATAAAATATTTAACGGCCATCTCAACCGGGGCCGTATTTATGGGCGCCAATACCTACATTGGTAACGCTCCTAATTTTATGGTCAAGTCGATCGCCGAAGAGGCGGGAGTACCCATGCCCAGCTTTTTTGGGTATATGATCAAGTATTCCATTCCCTTTTTGATTCCGACGTTCATTCTGTCTTCGCTGATTTTCTTAAGATAA
- a CDS encoding arsenate reductase ArsC, with the protein MKKVLVLGTHNSCISVMIAALIKHISFNRIDVYSAGLRPKKINPYVQKVLMEIGIDISKEKSRSVNEFIHTKWDIIITTTEEARQRADTILIGATKIHKTFDDPAKIKGGEIEKMNAFRELRDEINEWLNEFIARHRLIPA; encoded by the coding sequence ATGAAAAAAGTCTTAGTTTTAGGCACCCATAACTCCTGCATCAGCGTCATGATTGCCGCGCTCATTAAGCACATTTCATTTAATCGAATCGATGTTTACAGCGCTGGTTTGCGTCCCAAAAAAATTAACCCTTACGTTCAAAAAGTTCTGATGGAAATAGGGATTGATATCTCTAAAGAAAAGTCAAGATCGGTCAATGAATTCATTCATACCAAGTGGGATATTATCATTACCACTACCGAAGAGGCGCGCCAGCGGGCGGATACCATATTAATCGGAGCCACCAAAATTCATAAAACCTTTGATGATCCGGCCAAAATAAAAGGCGGCGAAATCGAAAAGATGAATGCCTTTCGCGAATTACGAGACGAGATCAATGAATGGTTGAATGAGTTTATCGCCCGGCATCGATTAATTCCCGCCTGA
- a CDS encoding cyclic nucleotide-binding domain-containing protein, whose translation MDNIIFHQLKRVPLFSSIKEEDLKLIQDKLDDVYFKKGDVIIREGDLGDCFYIIKQGTVRVETQPEDEGEPIILARLQDGDYFGEMALITGEPRSATVVAESDVSLWRLLKSDFDRLILNNPDITLSLTHMLSHRLSKTNKALQETEVQFLKKIHPRGEIAQYGIIRILNFAEQNALSGRIVFKKGDDTAVFVYEKGQLLHLDFDGKEEDEALDEILSWKEGTFFIEPKLFDLDAQPVSENPEWTPEEKSLVNTYERYFTEKFSELIQRAGSKNLQAALKKAIHKLKPIFDEIENLCLEILPELKIDFSKVNNFNDKYVLMLAMLLSQIIDYLSREVIGIDFFDLTSEREEINTLLEKNQFFDLYRESGDLV comes from the coding sequence ATGGATAATATTATCTTTCACCAGCTGAAGCGCGTGCCCCTCTTTTCTTCGATTAAGGAAGAAGACCTGAAGCTCATCCAGGATAAACTGGATGATGTTTATTTTAAAAAAGGCGATGTCATCATTCGCGAAGGTGATCTGGGAGACTGTTTTTATATTATCAAACAGGGTACGGTTCGCGTGGAAACGCAGCCGGAAGATGAAGGCGAGCCAATCATCCTTGCCCGGCTGCAGGACGGCGATTATTTTGGCGAAATGGCCCTGATTACCGGCGAGCCGAGATCGGCAACGGTGGTGGCTGAAAGTGACGTCTCTTTGTGGCGCTTGTTAAAATCCGACTTTGATCGTCTGATCTTAAATAATCCAGATATTACGCTTTCTCTCACCCACATGCTCAGCCACAGACTGAGCAAAACCAACAAGGCCCTGCAAGAGACCGAAGTGCAATTTCTTAAAAAAATCCATCCCCGGGGCGAAATTGCCCAATACGGCATCATCCGCATCCTGAACTTTGCCGAGCAAAATGCATTAAGCGGGCGGATTGTCTTTAAAAAAGGCGATGATACCGCGGTTTTTGTGTATGAAAAAGGACAGCTTTTACACCTGGATTTTGACGGAAAAGAAGAGGATGAAGCGCTCGATGAAATTTTGAGCTGGAAGGAAGGAACCTTTTTTATCGAGCCCAAACTATTTGATCTGGATGCTCAACCGGTGAGTGAAAATCCGGAATGGACTCCCGAAGAAAAATCGCTTGTAAATACGTATGAGCGCTATTTTACCGAGAAATTTAGCGAGCTGATTCAAAGAGCGGGCAGCAAAAATTTACAGGCCGCTCTTAAAAAGGCCATCCACAAGCTTAAACCTATTTTTGATGAAATCGAAAACCTGTGTTTAGAAATCTTGCCTGAATTAAAAATTGACTTCTCAAAGGTGAACAATTTTAATGATAAATACGTCCTGATGTTAGCCATGTTGCTCAGCCAGATTATCGATTATTTGTCAAGAGAAGTTATTGGAATTGATTTTTTTGACTTGACTTCGGAGCGGGAAGAGATCAATACATTACTGGAAAAGAACCAATTCTTTGACCTTTACCGGGAATCGGGAGATCTGGTCTGA